One Physeter macrocephalus isolate SW-GA unplaced genomic scaffold, ASM283717v5 random_50, whole genome shotgun sequence DNA window includes the following coding sequences:
- the SLC35G6 gene encoding solute carrier family 35 member G6 isoform X1 → MAGCHPYFNLPDFTQPSPPSTPSSLPSHQRCRPSDVTKGLLVALLGGGLPAGFVGPFSRMAYQASHLPSLELLICRCLFHLPIALLLKLRGDPLLGPPNVRGRACLHALFNVLSIGCAYSAVQVVPAGNAATVRKGSSTVCSALLALCLESQRLSGYDWCGLLGSTLGLIIIVGPGLGTLQEGTTGLYTALGYVLAFLGGLALSLGLLVYRSLDFPSCLLTVAFLFGLVGLVGSVPGLFLLQTPVLPNDPLSWSCVGAVGILALFSFVCVSYAVTKAHPALVCAVLHSEVVVALMLQYYVLSETVAPSDIMGAGVVLGSIAIITAQNLSYEREGQVE, encoded by the exons ATG GCTGGCTGTCACCCCTACTTCAACCTGCCCGACTTCACCCAGCCATCACCGCCCTCCACTCCGTCCAGCCTCCCCTCGCACCAGCGCTGCCGGCCCTCTGATGTCACCAAGGGCCTGCTCGTGGCCCTGCTGGGTGGGGGCCTGCCCGCTGGCTTCGTGGGCCCCTTCTCCCGTATGGCTTACCAGGCTTCCCACTTACCCTCGCTGGAGCTGCTCATCTGTCGATGCCTCTTCCACCTCCCTATTGCCCTGCTGCTTAAACTGCGTGGTGACCCCCTCTTGGGACCTCCCAATGTCCGGGGCCGGGCCTGCCTCCACGCCCTGTTCAACGTCCTCAGCATCGGATGCGCCTACAGTGCGGTTCAGGTGGTGCCCGCTGGCAACGCTGCCACCGTCCGCAAAGGTTCTTCCACCGTCTGCTCTGCTCTCCTCGCCCTCTGCCTCGAGAGCCAGCGTCTCAGTGGCTATGACTGGTGTGGCTTGTTGGGCAGCACCCTGGGACTCATCATCATTGTGGGACCTGGACTAGGGACACTGCAGGAGGGGACCACAGGCCTCTACACTGCCCTGGGCTATGTGCTTGCTTTCCTGGGTGGCCTGGCACTGTCGCTGGGCCTCCTGGTGTACCGCTCCCTGGACTTCCCCTCCTGTCTACTGACAGTGGCCTTCCTGTTTGGCTTGGTGGGGCTGGTGGGCTCCGTGCCAGGCCTCTTTCTGCTGCAGACCCCCGTGTTGCCTAACGATCCTCTGAGTTGGAGCTGTGTGGGGGCAGTGGGAATCCTCGCCCTgttctcctttgtgtgtgtgagttATGCGGTCACCAAGGCCCACCCTGCCCTGGTGTGCGCCGTCCTGCACTCTGAGGTGGTGGTGGCTCTGATGCTGCAGTATTATGTGCTCTCTGAGACCGTGGCACCTTCTGACATCATGGGGGCAGGGGTCGTGTTGGGCAGCATTGCCATCATCACCGCCCAGAACCTCAGCTATGAGAGGGAAGGGCAGGTGGAGTGA
- the SLC35G6 gene encoding solute carrier family 35 member G6 isoform X2, protein MAGCHPYFNLPDFTQPSPPSTPSSLPSHQRCRPSDVTKGLLVALLGGGLPAGFVGPFSRMAYQASHLPSLELLICRCLFHLPIALLLKLRGDPLLGPPNVRGRACLHALFNVLSIGCAYSAVQVVPAGNAATVRKGSSTVCSALLALCLESQRLSGYDWCGLLGSTLGLIIIVGPGLGTLQEGTTGLYTALGYVLAFLGGLALSLGLLVYRSLDFPSCLLTVAFLFGLVGLVGSVPGLFLLQTPVLPNDPLSWSCVGAVGILALFSFVCVSYAVTKAHPALVCAVLHSEVVVALMLQYYVLSETVAPSDIMGAGVVLGSIAIITAQNLSYEREGQVE, encoded by the coding sequence GCTGGCTGTCACCCCTACTTCAACCTGCCCGACTTCACCCAGCCATCACCGCCCTCCACTCCGTCCAGCCTCCCCTCGCACCAGCGCTGCCGGCCCTCTGATGTCACCAAGGGCCTGCTCGTGGCCCTGCTGGGTGGGGGCCTGCCCGCTGGCTTCGTGGGCCCCTTCTCCCGTATGGCTTACCAGGCTTCCCACTTACCCTCGCTGGAGCTGCTCATCTGTCGATGCCTCTTCCACCTCCCTATTGCCCTGCTGCTTAAACTGCGTGGTGACCCCCTCTTGGGACCTCCCAATGTCCGGGGCCGGGCCTGCCTCCACGCCCTGTTCAACGTCCTCAGCATCGGATGCGCCTACAGTGCGGTTCAGGTGGTGCCCGCTGGCAACGCTGCCACCGTCCGCAAAGGTTCTTCCACCGTCTGCTCTGCTCTCCTCGCCCTCTGCCTCGAGAGCCAGCGTCTCAGTGGCTATGACTGGTGTGGCTTGTTGGGCAGCACCCTGGGACTCATCATCATTGTGGGACCTGGACTAGGGACACTGCAGGAGGGGACCACAGGCCTCTACACTGCCCTGGGCTATGTGCTTGCTTTCCTGGGTGGCCTGGCACTGTCGCTGGGCCTCCTGGTGTACCGCTCCCTGGACTTCCCCTCCTGTCTACTGACAGTGGCCTTCCTGTTTGGCTTGGTGGGGCTGGTGGGCTCCGTGCCAGGCCTCTTTCTGCTGCAGACCCCCGTGTTGCCTAACGATCCTCTGAGTTGGAGCTGTGTGGGGGCAGTGGGAATCCTCGCCCTgttctcctttgtgtgtgtgagttATGCGGTCACCAAGGCCCACCCTGCCCTGGTGTGCGCCGTCCTGCACTCTGAGGTGGTGGTGGCTCTGATGCTGCAGTATTATGTGCTCTCTGAGACCGTGGCACCTTCTGACATCATGGGGGCAGGGGTCGTGTTGGGCAGCATTGCCATCATCACCGCCCAGAACCTCAGCTATGAGAGGGAAGGGCAGGTGGAGTGA